Proteins encoded by one window of Blautia argi:
- a CDS encoding 5-bromo-4-chloroindolyl phosphate hydrolysis family protein, protein MEIYNRRTPGSVTGIVFLLLGISGVLENISDMWVNFTLGKEIQKLDQTLARDSFLAGCFEGVFALLFLILAFAGVVKITRVIRFWRIKRILGDRAMISLEELSRKLHCSQKRLRRELEKMIQHNFFLQGHLNQEYTCFIVTDRRYKEYQKILSEWKREQSYWQEKGFDEEKQKVVEQAQNCLTEIRSLTERICLQNQTDFGMEADLQKLEKGVEKLISACRHDPQNLPQMSLFLNYYLPTAEKFVREYAWIADGEQTGDNREELRRELFKGVRELAEAFEELSQRLCDSMESDIFDDIAALEKMMEQREKGGYLGDRKKVFKRG, encoded by the coding sequence ATGGAAATTTACAATCGGAGAACGCCGGGCAGTGTCACGGGAATTGTGTTTCTTCTGCTGGGAATCTCAGGAGTTTTGGAAAATATTTCAGACATGTGGGTTAATTTTACACTGGGGAAAGAGATTCAGAAACTGGATCAGACACTGGCAAGGGATTCCTTTCTTGCAGGGTGTTTTGAAGGTGTTTTCGCACTGTTGTTTTTGATTCTTGCGTTTGCGGGAGTTGTAAAAATTACCAGAGTAATACGTTTCTGGCGTATAAAAAGAATTTTAGGCGACAGGGCTATGATTTCTCTGGAAGAACTGTCCCGTAAGCTGCATTGTTCACAAAAACGGCTTCGCAGGGAGCTGGAAAAAATGATACAGCACAATTTCTTTCTGCAGGGGCATCTGAATCAGGAGTATACCTGCTTTATTGTCACAGACCGCAGGTATAAGGAATACCAGAAGATTTTATCCGAATGGAAGCGGGAGCAGAGTTACTGGCAGGAAAAGGGCTTTGATGAGGAGAAGCAAAAAGTTGTGGAGCAGGCGCAGAACTGTCTTACGGAAATCCGAAGTCTGACAGAGAGGATTTGTTTACAGAATCAGACAGATTTTGGAATGGAAGCAGATTTGCAAAAGCTGGAAAAAGGGGTAGAAAAGCTGATTTCCGCATGCAGACACGACCCTCAGAATCTGCCTCAGATGAGCTTGTTTCTGAATTACTATCTTCCTACTGCAGAAAAATTTGTAAGAGAATATGCCTGGATAGCAGATGGGGAACAGACCGGTGATAACAGGGAAGAGCTGAGAAGAGAGCTTTTTAAAGGTGTGAGGGAACTGGCAGAGGCATTTGAGGAATTATCGCAGCGCCTTTGCGATTCTATGGAGTCTGACATCTTTGACGATATTGCGGCACTGGAGAAGATGATGGAGCAGAGAGAGAAAGGAGGATATCTCGGTGACAGGAAGAAAGTTTTTAAGCGCGGCTGA